A window of the Zeugodacus cucurbitae isolate PBARC_wt_2022May chromosome 4, idZeuCucr1.2, whole genome shotgun sequence genome harbors these coding sequences:
- the LOC105211305 gene encoding coatomer subunit zeta-1, whose product MEGFMMEPTLNLIKGMCIMDNDGNRILAKYYDKNVLPTVKDQKVFEKNLFSKTHRSNTEIIMLDGLTCVYKSNVDLFFYVMGSAYENELILLSVLNCLYDTINLILKKNVEKRLVLDNLEIIMLAFDEICDGGVILDADPMSVIKRVDLRNDDIPIAEQTVAQVLQSAREQFKWSILK is encoded by the exons ATGGAAGGTTTTATGatg GAGCCCACACTTAACTTAATCAAAGGCATGTGCATTATGGACAATGATGGCAACCGCATATTGGCCAAGTACTACGACAAGAATGTGTTGCCCACAGTGAAGGACCAGAAGGTGTTCGAAAAGAACCTTTTCAGTAAAACACATCGATCCAATACAGAAATCATTATGTTGGATGGTCTCACCTGCGTCTACAAAAGTAATGTTGATTTGTTTTTCTACGTAATGGGTAGTGCATACGAGAATGAGTTGATCTTACTGTCCGTATTGAATTGCCTATATGACACGATAAACTTGATACTGAAGAAGAATGTAGAAAAGCGTTTGGTTTTGGATAATCTCGAGATAATCATGCTGGCATTCGATGAGATCTGTGACGGCGG agTTATCCTGGACGCGGATCCAATGTCAGTAATTAAACGTGTTGATTTGCGCAATGATGACATTCCCATCGCCGAACAAACCGTCGCGCAG GTGTTGCAATCGGCGCGCGAACAGTTCAAGTGGTCCATACTTAAGTGA
- the LOC105211316 gene encoding coiled-coil domain-containing protein 13 — protein sequence MDVVHKVDQATVTETPKAKRRSREKLAKIIEDAVAGNDDLSNGGVAKKGNKMHLKQKVVLLSEENQNLSKSINAKNAEITDLKRSVQSLNEVLNSVPIDELRCNSSIASTKLLELSKKNRLLRAELETNKNRVNKKELQIQKLERDIKHLEDKLHKGVTETPKDPSDELRVKLNAIQQKLFETRNKNTELQNQLKLAQKCLQQEIGENFNLATMASQSQNSNWRGRAQQIIHLQQKVHELKDRLEIIDRQYAEGSPITFAAEDNTHLEIGTSNTAKSGARSAGGHVEANVVSNVSATSFDRYNTVVRKTEILHRAKVEGLEKEIASLKAQLEEQRGKVLALKVRNKTLNDEVLKYKVKASSLEEQTDYNGLNLANMNEKMNVQRYHYESRLEEMARQLNDLKRIHKDGAFREEELRLKLENMDNLLQSKETHIEDLNQTISRLETDLKALSGGFLFSCRELRKEEFITILDSLEAEKNELLKHNKTLIERSEQDRLKSDALHDQLAKQKVRISRIEARTRELERELELQSERKKRSQRIADYVSSVNSTASMSTFVFENTSQNNLSQRAIDEFTPAQVYQMKHELEYAQEKLAYLSEKVMHLQEEKENDARSFAEIINSSKGVVLETLLGHRSNASLSVEISTGKSV from the exons atggaTGTTGTACATAAAGTGGACCAGGCAACAGTCACCGAGACGCCAAAGGCCAAGCGTCGATCAAGAGAGAAATTAGCGAAGATCATCGAAGATGCTGTTGCAGGCAATGACGACCTTAGCAATGGGGGTGTGGCTAAAAAGGGTAATaagatgcatctgaaacagaaGGTAGTCCTATTATCGGAAGAAAACCAAAATCTGAGCAAAAGTATTAATGCAAAAAACGCGGAGATAACAGATTTAAAGCGTTCAGTCCAATCACTCAATGAAGTGCTCAACTCAGTTCCCATCGACGAGTTGCGTTGCAATTCCTCCATAGCGAGCACCAAATTATTGGAGTTAAGCAAGAAGAATCGCTTACTACGAGCCGAACTCGAGACCAACAAAAACCGAGTTAACAAAAAAGAGTTGCAAATACAAAAGTTGGAGCGTGACATAAAGCATCTCGAGGATAAGTTACACAAAGGAGTCACCGAAACGCCAAAG GATCCATCGGATGAGCTGCGTGTTAAATTAAACGCCATACAACAGAAACTATTCGAGACACGCAATAAAAACACCGAATTACAAAACCAACTGAAGCTCGCACAAAAGTGTCTGCAACAGGAAATTGGAGAGAACTTCAACTTGGCAACAATGGCTTCGCAGTCGCAGAACTCCAACTGGCGTGGGCGTGCTCAGCAAATCATACACCTGCAGCAGAAGGTGCACGAATTGAAAGATCGTCTAGAAATTATAGATAGACAGTACGCGGAGGGTAGTCCCATCACCTTTGCCGCAGAAGACAACACGCATCTTGAGATCGGTACCTCAAACACCGCAAAAAGTGGCGCACGTTCGGCGGGTGGTCACGTGGAAGCAAATGTTGTGTCGAATGTAAGCGCCACCTCCTTCGATCGCTACAACACAGTCGTGCGTAAAACCGAGATATTGCATCGGGCCAAAGTCGAAGGTCTGGAGAAAGAAATCGCTTCTCTTAAGGCACAACTGGAAGAGCAACGAGGCAAAGTGCTGGCACTCAAAGTGCGCAACAAAACGCTCAACGACGAAGTCTTGAAGTACAAAGTAAAAGCGAGCTCACTGGAAGAGCAAACCGATTACAACGGCTTGAATCTGGCGAATATGAATGAGAAAATGAATGTGCAGCGCTACCACTATGAAAGCCGCTTGGAGGAGATGGCGAGACAACTAAACGACCTGAAGCGTATACATAAGGATGGCGCCTTTCGTGAAGAGGAATTGCGACTGAAATTGGAAAACATGGACAATTTGCTTCAGAGCAAGGAAACACACATAGAGGACTTGAATCAGACAATATCGCGTTTAGAAACCGATCTGAAAGCCTTGTCTGGTGGTTTTCTCTTCTCATGTCGGGAGCTACGCAAG GAAGAGTTCATAACTATACTAGACTCATTGGAAGCCGAGAAGAATGAGCTGCTCAAACATAATAAAACGCTCATCGAACGCAGCGAGCAGGATCGCTTGAAGAGCGACGCATTGCATGATCAGCTGGCCAAGCAGAAGGTGCGCATTTCACGCATTGAGGCGCGTACGCGTGAGCTGGAGCGGGAGCTTGAGCTGCAATCGGAGCGGAAGAAGCGCTCGCAACGCATTGCCGACTACGTGAGCAGTGTGAATTCAACGGCGTCAATGAGCACGTTCGTTTTCGAAAATACTTCGCAGAATAACTTGTCGCAAAGGGCGATTGACGAATTCACACCAGCACAGGTCTACCAGATGAAGCATGA GCTCGAATATGCACAGGAAAAATTGGCATACTTGAGTGAGAAGGTGATGCATCTGCAGGAGGAAAAGGAGAATGATGCACGCTCTTTTGCCGAGATCATCAACAGTTCCAAAGGCGTTGTGCTGGAGACCCTATTGGGCCATCGCAGTAATGCTTCCTTGTCTGTGGAGATCAGCACTGGCAAATCGGTGTAG